From the Sphingobacterium sp. lm-10 genome, the window GACAGAAGTCTCTGCCCCCGTATCAATCTTTGCTGGCAAATTGTACAACCCTAATTCAGGTAAGTCTACAATCTCCGTGCGGCCTATGATTTTTTTCTCTTTCACAATACGCTATTTTGGATACCATTAATGGTATACGAATTCGCCATACGGCGATTGAATAGTTACTTGTTTTTTGTCTGATGCTTCTACGCGTCCAATAATCTGTGCGTCGATATCAAAAGACTGTGATAAGGCAATAATATCTGCAGCAAGCTCTTCGGGCACATACAATTCCATGCGGTGGCCCATGTTGAAGACTTTGTACATCTCTTGCCAATCGGTACCTGATTCTTTTTGAATCAGCTCAAACAGTGGCGGAATGGGGAACAAGTTGTCTTTGATAACGTGTACCTGATCCACAAAATGTAATACCTTAGTTTGCGCACCTCCAGAACAGTGTACCATACCATGGATTTGCCCACGATATTGATCCAGTATTTTTTTAATCACCGGTGCGTAAGTACGCGTTGGCGATAATACGAGCTGTCCTGCCGTTACTTCCTGACCATCGCCGATAGCAATTTTTTCGGTGAGCGAGCGGCTACCACTAAATACTAAATCATAGGGTACAGCCGGGTCAAAGCTCTCTGCATATTTCTCTGCAATCGCTTTGTTAAACACATCATGTCGTGCAGAAGTCAATCCATTGGATCCCATTCCACCATTATACACCGATTCGTAGCTCGCTTTTCCGTAAGAAGCCAAACCAACGATCACATCACCCGCTTGGATCGTATGATTGGAGATCACATCCGAACGTTTCATCCGGCAAGTCACCGTGCTATCCACGATGATCGTGCGCACGATGTCGCCCACATCAGCCGTTTCGCCACCGGTAGAATAAATGCCAATGCCCATATCGCGTAATTCAGCCAGAATCTCTTCTGTACCGTTAATAATCTCCGCGATCACCTCACCCGGAATCAGGTTTTTATTACGACCAATGGTGGATGAAAGCAAGATATTGTCCGTGGCACCAACGCATAACAGATCATCCAAATTCATGATAATCGCGTCTTGGGCAATACCGCGCCATACCGAAGCATCGCCAGTTTCTTTCCAGTATACATACGCCAACGAAGATTTAGTGCCCGCACCATCAGCATGCATGATATTGCACCAATCTGCATCACCTCCTAAAATATCAGGAATGATTTTGCAGAAAGCCTGTGGATAGAGTCCTTTATCAATGTTTTTGATCGCATTGTGTACGTCCTCTTTTCCGGCCGAGACACCACGTTGATTGTATTTTAAGTCTGACATGTTAGCGCAAAAGTAGGGAATTGGAAAGGAAAAAGTGAAATACCAAGTCACTAAAAACGGGGCTAAACAAAAATCCCTTCCTGATCGAGGAAGGGATTTGTATAAACGCGCTTTAAATAGCGATTAGTGTTTGAAGTGACGCACACCCGTAATCACCATGGCGATACCTTTTTCATTGGCCATATCTACCGAAAGTTGATCTTTGATAGATCCACCTGGTTGCAACACAGCGGCTACGCCATGCTCACCGGCAATCTCCACACAGTCTGGGAATGGGAAGAAAGCATCGGATGCCATCGCGCTGTCTTTAATGTCAAACCCAAATGATTTTGCTTTTTCGATCGCCTGTTTCAAGGCATCAACGCGAGACGTTTGTCCCACACCAGAAGCGATAAGGGTATTATCTTTTGCAAAGACAATGGTGTTGGATTTGGTGTGCTTCACGATCTTATTCGCGAAGTAGAGATCCGCTAATTGTGCTTCCGTAGGCTGTGTCTCCGTTACGGTCGTCATCAAATCAGGTCCTTCTACCGTGTTGTCCTTATCCTGCAAGATCACGCCGTTCAACAATGTTTTGAATTGTTGCTGGGGCAACTTCACCGTGTTACGTTTTAGAATGATGCGGTTTTTCTTCGCTGTCAATACTTCCAAGGCATCTTGATCATACGCCGGAGCGATCAAGACCTCAAAAAATAATTTGTTGATTTCCGTTGCGGTCGCTGCGTCAATTGTTGCATTGGTAATCAATACCCCGCCAAAAGCAGATACCGGATCACAAGCAAGTGCTGCTGTCCAAGCGTCTAGTACAGCAGGACGGGAAGCTACGCCACAGGCGTTTGTATGCTTTAAGATGGCAAAGGTAGGGTCTTCAAATTCGTCGATAATAGCCACTGCGGCATCTACATCCACTAAATTGTTATAAGAAAGCTCTTTGCCGTTTAGTTTGTCGAACATTTTCTCCAGATCACCGTAGAATACGCCTTGCTGGTGTGGGTTCTCTCCGTAGCGCAATACTTGACTTTGCTGAGCGGATTGTTTGAATACCGGTAGCGGATCTTCTTGATTGAAATAGTTGAAAATCGCCGTGTCGTAGTGAGATGAGGTGTTAAAAGCGCGCTTAGCAAACGACTTACGTTGTTCAAGCGTGGTTACGCCAGCTTGTGCTGCTAAGATTTCCTCCAGCTCTTTGTAATCATTCTTCGACGAAATAATCACGACATCGTTGAAATTTTTTGCAGCAGCACGGATTAAAGAAATGCCACCAATATCAATTTTTTCGATAATATCTTCTTCTGAAGCGCCAGAAGCAAGCGTTTCCTCGAATGGATATAAGTCTACAATGACCAAGTCGATTTCTGGGATTTCGTATTGTGCCAACTGCTCTTTATCACTTTCCAATGGGCGGCGAGAAAGAATTCCGCCGAATACTTTAGGATGCAAGGTTTTTACCCGGCCACCTAGAATAGATGGATAGGAGGTAAGATCTTCTACGCGCTCTACGCCAATACCTAAATCCTGTATAAAGGATTCTGTACCACCTGTAGAATAGAAGGTAACTCCATATTTGTTTAATAACTCAATAAGAGGGGCCAATCCGTCTTTGTAATAAACGGAAACCAATGCATTTTTAATCTTTACGGCGTGGTTCATTATCTTCTGCTTATGAAGCCGCAAAGGTAGCAATAAATGAAATATTTAGTTGTATTTCTTGAGCAAGTTTTCGATTACCTTCGGATAGTGGAGGTGCTCCAGCTGCTGTCCTTTAAACTTAATCACTTCTAACGTATCGTTGTTCTCAACGGCAAACTTGCCTTGGTAGATCACTTCGCCTTCATCAAAATGCTCATTCACGAAGTGGATCGTAATGCCGTGTTCCTTTTCGCCAGCAGCCAATACTGCTTTATGTACACGATCGCCATACATTCCCTTTCCGCCAAACTTGGGTAATAAGGCAGGGTGGATGTTGATAATCTTATTGGGGAAAGCCTGTAATAAATTCTCGGGAACCAACAAAAGAAAGCCCGCCAACACAACCAGATCAACCTCAAGACGCTTGAGTAAATCGACCACCTCATTGGTGTCGTAAAATGCTTTTTTATCAAAAATGTGGGAAGGGATTTCAAAGTTATCGGCACGTTGCAATACGTAAGCATCAGGGTTGTTACTTAACACAATGGCCACCTCGGCGAGGTCAGCATATTTAAAATGTTCCATGATTTTCTGCGCATTGGAACCTGATCCTGAAGCAAAGATAGCGATACGTTTTTTCACAAATATATATTCTTGATAGTGTCAGTAGCTTTTTTTACACTCAAATATACTGTTTTTCGGGCTAAACTTTCCTTATTCCATCGCATTTTAAAGGGATGCAGTCGCTAAAAAGGAGTTTTCATGTGCCTATTCGATTTCTCCTTGTACTAAGTCTGGTTATCCATTACTTCGTAGTGGATAAGGATGGAAAGCATCTTTCTTTGGAAGATTAGCATGGACTTCTAATAATGAAAACCATATTGACATTTCAGCACCAGTGCAAATCGTTTGCTAAAAATTATTTTCAAAGGTGGCATAATTTTTTAATTCAAACATAATCATGTACAGCGGCTCTTCGAAATCCTTTGGGGTCACAGGTGATTGTAAATAGTTATACACATGCGTGAGTGGATCATCATCATGGCTAGCTTCATTTGCCGCCTTTCCGTAAGTAGAAGCCCTGATAGTACACTGCTGCAAAATTTTGCGTGTTTCGGGCGAAATTGCCGAACCATTATAAAGGGCTTCTTCTACGGCTTTGGAGGCGATCTCTCGATCAAGGTTGGTCTCTACCAGAACCATAGCCTTGCGGCCGTAATAGACGGATACGACAAAAGCCCACTCATCCTTGTTCAATCCGGAGATGTAGGCTTTATTCAGCATATCGTATTCTACAAAGTCCATCATAATATCTAAGAAAGTGGTCTGCGCATGTAAAACGAAATTGTTCTTTTTGTTTAGATTTTCATTGGCGGTCAAAAGATAATATTCTGGATCCATGGTCTGTCCAAAATAGCGATTTACATCTCCATAGGAAGTGATATTTTGTATGCCAAATGCCAGATTGCTCGATGTATAATTGGCCAGATTAGCCTTTGCTACGATCTTCTTCAGCGCTTCCTCGTAAGAAGCTTTACCACCTGCATAGCGTTCCATTTCCAAAATACTTTGGGAAAGTATCCACATCGAATCCACATCATGATCCAACACCTCGTATTTTGCAGTGTTTATGCTGCTTTTTTTGACCAACGCACCGGGAAAAATAATTTCTGGATTTTTCACGTAAAACTCTCTACTCGTATTGCTCTGTGCATGCGCTTGACCAATTGAAAGCAGTAGTGTTATCAAAAGAAATAGGCGACTCCTTGTATTCATATATAGTCTATTTTAAAAGATTCTTAGATGTACGTTAGTTTTGTTCTCGAAATAATAGTTCTTCCGTCACCCCGTAGGCGTGGCTCGAAGTTTCATTGAGATGCTTCTTCGTGTCGAACGGTGTAGCTCCGTAGTGCTGCTCCATAACCATCAAACTTCTGTTGGCGAGTAGGCGTGTTTGTCTGGAATAGGAGATGTGTATCTGTAATACTCCCTCTTCCACGATGCTGCCGAGCAATAGTTCCTGATTGTCTTGGCCGGTTAATAGATATAAATCTTTATCGCTGTTTTTCCAAAGAGATTTGTACCGGTCTTCTGTTTCGGCGGTGCTGATAATGGTTGAATCGTTTGTGACCAAGATCGTGGCTGGTGTGAAAAGCTGGATTCGTGCTGCGAAATACTGAGCTATTTCCGCATCGCTTAACGTATTGAAAGATACTCCCTTTTCTATCTTTACTTTGGTAACAGATTTTTTCTCTCCAAATAGATAGTAGACCGAATCTGGCTCATCATCTTCTGGTTCTGGAGGTGGCTCGGTGGGGATCTCGGGTTCAGGTTCTGGCTCAATTACCTTTTTAGTACATCCCGTGATAAAAAGGAAACTGATAAATAGCAATACGAGTAATACACGGTAGGATAGATTCATTTCGATTTTAGTTAGATGTGACCCACCATTTCCCTGATGGCCAGGTAATCATGAGCTGATGCTCAAATATAGTAATTTTATCGATATTAGGTAAAAAATATAGGTGTAACTTGCTAGTATTGAGCTGTAAAATCATGTACGTATGGTGGGTATACAAGCCAATGAGGATGGTTGACAATTGCGCAGCTGTATACAGCATATTTTTCACGACTTATTTGTTCTCATTGAGTCTTAACATTATTCCATTGGGCAGAAACAAACATATTGTGGGTAAAAATCCATCATAATCCGTAATTGCAATAACGGGAGAAAATAGCTCGAATGTGGAGACTGGCGATGACGGCATGTTATGGAGGTAGAATTTAGCATCCTAAACATGTACAGAATGCAATAAATCGAATATTTTATAAGACTTCGAACGTCAAACGACAATTAAGCAATAATTTCTCTATAATTAACGTATCATTTTTGAATTTAAAACGCTATCCGATGGAAATTATATTTTTGATGCTATACTTATCGCTGGTAGTATATGCAATATACCGACTGCTGAAATTTGAACCGTTAAGCAGTTCAACCCGAATTTTGTGGTTAGTTGCTATTCTTCTATTTCCATTTATAGGTTCTGTTGCTTTTCTTATATACAGCGCAAGATGACCTCATTCGTGAGGAGCTTATAGGTTACAACTGATAATCCCTAATATTAGCAGTATATTTGATCTATCTCAAAAAAACGTTACTTTTGTTTAGAAGCTTTCTAAAATTATATCATAAAAAAAGGCTTTCGAAAAAGCCTTCTATTTTACAACGAAATGTGTTTAAAGTTTACCTAGAGCTAGATTTTAACTATCTACCCAAAGCACCTCGTCTTTCAATCTCTGCTCGAAGGCTATTAAACCACTCCCCATATATCTGAGGTTCATATACCATCTGCTCTTTCACGTTTTTGTTGTTTTGACCCCAATAACCAGTACTTGTTGATTCTGAACCTTCGTACATGGAGATTTTTACCTCTGTTACGCTGTCATTCACCTCTTCCACGTAAAACATAGCCTTAGATGTGTTTGCGTCTTTTGATGAACCTGTCCAAAACCTTTGCGAGGCAGCGTTTTTGTTTTCAATTCTTTTACTCGCATTTAATAATCCTGTTTCCTTATCAGCTCGATCAACAATGTAACCTTCTGATTGTAATAAACTTATTATTGATTTGAATACCATGTCGGGACTAGCATCAAACTGTTTTGTGGTCATCATCTTTATTTCTGCGGGAGTGCGCGTATTCATTTGAGTTGCGCAAGAAATAAAAAGTGGTAGTACTAGAAGGTAAATGAATTTGGATAATTTGTTCATGGTTTGTTATATGTTAATAAGAAGTTGATATCA encodes:
- a CDS encoding AIR synthase-related protein → MSDLKYNQRGVSAGKEDVHNAIKNIDKGLYPQAFCKIIPDILGGDADWCNIMHADGAGTKSSLAYVYWKETGDASVWRGIAQDAIIMNLDDLLCVGATDNILLSSTIGRNKNLIPGEVIAEIINGTEEILAELRDMGIGIYSTGGETADVGDIVRTIIVDSTVTCRMKRSDVISNHTIQAGDVIVGLASYGKASYESVYNGGMGSNGLTSARHDVFNKAIAEKYAESFDPAVPYDLVFSGSRSLTEKIAIGDGQEVTAGQLVLSPTRTYAPVIKKILDQYRGQIHGMVHCSGGAQTKVLHFVDQVHVIKDNLFPIPPLFELIQKESGTDWQEMYKVFNMGHRMELYVPEELAADIIALSQSFDIDAQIIGRVEASDKKQVTIQSPYGEFVYH
- the purH gene encoding bifunctional phosphoribosylaminoimidazolecarboxamide formyltransferase/IMP cyclohydrolase; translation: MNHAVKIKNALVSVYYKDGLAPLIELLNKYGVTFYSTGGTESFIQDLGIGVERVEDLTSYPSILGGRVKTLHPKVFGGILSRRPLESDKEQLAQYEIPEIDLVIVDLYPFEETLASGASEEDIIEKIDIGGISLIRAAAKNFNDVVIISSKNDYKELEEILAAQAGVTTLEQRKSFAKRAFNTSSHYDTAIFNYFNQEDPLPVFKQSAQQSQVLRYGENPHQQGVFYGDLEKMFDKLNGKELSYNNLVDVDAAVAIIDEFEDPTFAILKHTNACGVASRPAVLDAWTAALACDPVSAFGGVLITNATIDAATATEINKLFFEVLIAPAYDQDALEVLTAKKNRIILKRNTVKLPQQQFKTLLNGVILQDKDNTVEGPDLMTTVTETQPTEAQLADLYFANKIVKHTKSNTIVFAKDNTLIASGVGQTSRVDALKQAIEKAKSFGFDIKDSAMASDAFFPFPDCVEIAGEHGVAAVLQPGGSIKDQLSVDMANEKGIAMVITGVRHFKH
- the purN gene encoding phosphoribosylglycinamide formyltransferase — translated: MKKRIAIFASGSGSNAQKIMEHFKYADLAEVAIVLSNNPDAYVLQRADNFEIPSHIFDKKAFYDTNEVVDLLKRLEVDLVVLAGFLLLVPENLLQAFPNKIINIHPALLPKFGGKGMYGDRVHKAVLAAGEKEHGITIHFVNEHFDEGEVIYQGKFAVENNDTLEVIKFKGQQLEHLHYPKVIENLLKKYN